A section of the Rhipicephalus sanguineus isolate Rsan-2018 chromosome 11, BIME_Rsan_1.4, whole genome shotgun sequence genome encodes:
- the LOC119373469 gene encoding MAD2L1-binding protein encodes MAAYTKPAGAGRDHLDINVAFTCTISPDKIGKLIVEIVKYVLYEREQLPMPYDDLKRHVEDVAQSQSAQKKAVNPFLQAKQRKAITSLQGMDAIFSVAQDLIRERKVTRVLLLFGATVLSPVESYLIRVPQRRHGCHSCGTAAGFRRCMLDVLEAFLRVDSTRKAAAASKLTTFLLVRREDVILNLMDVKPGFVVPRKGSLTTLDLALPPCPHDVLEDGLKVWSDAIQDVSTFADEDAPQGCPEEFVWVQCKPVFLTVAASTFVKEAPSDSSKNSLLR; translated from the exons ATGGCCGCCTACACGAAGCCAGCGGGCGCTGGTCGTGACCATCTGGACATAAACGTGGCCTTCACGTGCACAATATCGCCGGACAAGATCGGTAAATTGATCGTGGAGATCGTCAAGTACGTCCTGTACGAGCGCGAGCAGCTCCCGATGCCGTACGACGACTTGAAGCGTCACGTCGAGGACGTGGCGCAAAGTCAAAGCGCCCAGAAGAAG GCTGTCAATCCGTTCCTGCAGGCCAAGCAACGCAAGGCCATCACCAGCCTCCAGGGCATGGACGCCATCTTCAGCGTCGCTCAGGACCTCATCCGCGAGCGGAAGGTCACCAGGGTCCTCCTGCTGTTCGGCGCCACTGTGCTCTCTCCCGTCGAGAGCTACCTGATCCGCGTGCCTCAGCGCCGCCACGGCTGTCACAGCTGCGGCACGGCCGCCGGCTTCCGGCGCTGCATGCTAGACGTCCTGGAGGCGTTCCTCCGCGTCGACTCGACCCGCAAGGCGGCCGCCGCGTCCAAGTTGACTACGTTCCTGCTCGTGCGGAGGGAGGACGTCATCCTGAACCTCATGGACGTCAAGCCCGGCTTTGTCGTGCCGCGCAAGGGCAGTCTCACGACGCTCGACCTCGCGCTCCCGCCGTGCCCGCACGACGTCCTGGAGGACGGCCTCAAGGTGTGGTCCGACGCCATCCAAGACGTGTCCACATTTGCGGACGAAGACGCGCCCCAGGGTTGTCCGGAGGAGTTCGTCTGGGTGCAGTGCAAACCCGTATTCCTGACGGTGGCTGCCAGCACGTTTGTGAAAGAAGCGCCATCGGACTCTTCGAAAAATTCACTTCTGAGATAG